The Flavobacteriales bacterium genome has a segment encoding these proteins:
- a CDS encoding YgiQ family radical SAM protein, with protein MQRKYELTDWLPTTKKEVEIRGWDNLDVILISGDAYVDHPAFGAAVIGRIIESMGLKVAIIPQPNWKDDLRDFKKLGKPNLFFGVTGGCMDPMINHYTANKRLRSDDAYTPGGQIGFRPDYATTIYSNILKEIYPDIPVVIGGIEASLRRVTHYDYWSNQLKPSILQDSKADMLVYGMGEQALREIVSLLQKGVPFNSLKTVKQTAFLLDKEEPLPKNKNWEDKELNSHEACLKDKKLYAANFKHVEQESNRLYADRLLQRIENRTLVINPPFLTMTEEEIDASFDLPYTRLPHPKYEKRGTIPAFEMIKFSINMHRGCFGGCSFCTISAHQGKFIASRSEKSILEEVDKVTQMPDFKGYISDLGGPSANMYKMKGKIQSICDKCISPSCINPVICHNLDTTHKPLTEIYKAADAHPKVKKAFIGSGIRYDLLVPEFNKTADKNDLEAYTEQVITSHVSGRLKVAPEHTSDAVLKIMRKPSFSNFHLFKKTFDRINKKHDLNQKLIPYFISSHPACQVEDMANLAAETKDMGFQLEQVQDFTPTPMTVATVIYYSGYHPYTLKPVYTPKTKEEKQNQHRFFFWYKKENQGWIKNTLLKVGKPDLLKKLLPQISINQENNTQKPNFVPHHKKNKKRNVR; from the coding sequence ATGCAAAGGAAGTATGAGTTAACCGACTGGTTGCCAACAACAAAAAAAGAAGTAGAAATACGTGGGTGGGACAACTTAGACGTCATACTAATTAGTGGTGACGCCTATGTTGACCATCCTGCTTTTGGGGCAGCTGTAATTGGGAGAATTATTGAAAGCATGGGACTGAAAGTTGCCATTATTCCACAACCCAATTGGAAAGACGACTTAAGAGATTTTAAAAAACTTGGCAAACCCAATTTATTTTTTGGTGTAACAGGTGGCTGTATGGATCCCATGATTAACCATTACACCGCCAATAAAAGGCTTCGCTCTGACGATGCCTACACGCCTGGTGGACAAATTGGTTTTAGACCAGATTATGCAACTACTATTTATTCAAACATTTTAAAAGAAATTTATCCTGACATTCCTGTTGTAATTGGTGGAATTGAAGCTTCTCTTCGTCGTGTTACTCATTATGATTATTGGAGCAATCAATTAAAACCTTCTATTTTACAAGATTCAAAAGCCGATATGTTGGTTTATGGAATGGGCGAACAAGCATTACGAGAAATTGTTTCACTTCTTCAAAAAGGAGTTCCCTTTAATTCGTTAAAAACGGTTAAACAAACTGCTTTTCTTCTCGATAAAGAAGAACCCCTTCCAAAAAACAAAAACTGGGAAGACAAAGAATTGAATTCGCACGAAGCTTGTTTAAAGGATAAAAAATTATATGCAGCAAATTTTAAACATGTTGAACAGGAATCTAACAGATTATATGCCGATAGATTATTACAAAGAATTGAAAACAGAACATTGGTTATAAACCCACCTTTTCTAACTATGACAGAAGAGGAAATTGATGCCTCTTTTGATTTGCCTTATACACGATTGCCTCATCCTAAATATGAAAAACGGGGTACAATTCCAGCATTTGAAATGATTAAGTTTTCTATCAATATGCATCGAGGTTGTTTTGGAGGATGTAGTTTTTGTACAATTTCTGCACATCAAGGAAAGTTTATTGCAAGCAGGTCAGAGAAATCCATTTTAGAAGAGGTTGACAAAGTAACTCAAATGCCTGATTTCAAAGGTTACATTAGTGATTTAGGAGGGCCTTCGGCAAACATGTATAAAATGAAAGGAAAGATACAATCGATTTGCGATAAATGCATAAGTCCTTCTTGTATCAACCCTGTTATTTGCCATAATTTAGATACTACACATAAACCATTAACTGAAATATACAAAGCTGCTGATGCCCACCCAAAAGTAAAAAAGGCTTTTATTGGAAGTGGAATTCGTTACGATTTATTGGTTCCTGAATTTAATAAAACTGCTGATAAAAATGATTTGGAGGCATATACCGAACAAGTTATTACAAGCCATGTTTCGGGTAGGTTAAAAGTTGCTCCCGAACACACTTCGGATGCGGTATTAAAAATAATGCGAAAACCATCTTTTTCAAACTTCCATTTATTTAAAAAGACGTTTGATCGAATCAATAAAAAACACGATTTAAATCAAAAACTAATCCCTTATTTTATTTCTAGCCATCCGGCTTGCCAAGTTGAAGACATGGCCAATTTAGCTGCTGAAACCAAAGATATGGGGTTTCAATTGGAACAAGTGCAAGATTTCACCCCAACCCCAATGACGGTAGCAACAGTTATTTATTATTCGGGTTATCATCCATACACATTAAAACCTGTTTACACGCCAAAAACGAAAGAAGAAAAACAGAATCAACACCGCTTCTTTTTTTGGTACAAAAAAGAAAATCAAGGGTGGATAAAAAATACTTTGCTCAAAGTTGGCAAACCTGATTTATTGAAAAAACTATTGCCACAAATTTCAATTAACCAAGAAAATAATACACAAAAACCTAACTTTGTTCCTCATCATAAAAAGAATAAAAAAAGAAATGTGCGATGA
- a CDS encoding Crp/Fnr family transcriptional regulator, whose protein sequence is MRKPFVKCIDCETTTCLVKLNSSAAWIKKFEEHNQMAYYKEGQHIVYENNPVLGLYFIQEGKAKIFSTGINNKTQVVRLTKAGGIIGHRGYGGDVYPIGAIAIEDSVVCFIDNDTIYKAFLENPKLTFSLMMYYSKELRNSEAKIKNIAQMNVKEKVVDALLYVDDVFNSSNNTHQIISLSRKDLADLAGINPEQLSRILSELKKEKLISVKTNEINLEKLEGLKAIISPFSRTY, encoded by the coding sequence ATGAGAAAACCTTTTGTGAAATGTATAGATTGTGAAACAACAACTTGTTTAGTTAAACTAAACTCTAGTGCTGCTTGGATTAAAAAATTTGAAGAACACAATCAAATGGCATACTACAAAGAAGGGCAGCATATTGTTTATGAAAATAATCCTGTATTAGGCTTGTATTTTATACAAGAGGGGAAGGCAAAAATATTTTCTACAGGTATAAACAATAAAACTCAAGTTGTAAGATTAACTAAGGCTGGAGGAATAATTGGACACAGAGGCTATGGTGGAGATGTTTATCCAATAGGTGCGATTGCAATTGAAGATTCTGTAGTTTGTTTTATTGATAACGATACTATTTACAAAGCTTTTCTTGAAAATCCTAAGCTTACATTTAGTTTAATGATGTATTATTCCAAAGAGCTAAGAAATTCTGAAGCTAAAATTAAAAACATAGCTCAGATGAACGTGAAAGAAAAAGTTGTTGATGCCTTACTATATGTTGATGATGTTTTTAATTCATCCAATAACACTCATCAAATTATTTCTTTGTCAAGAAAAGACTTAGCCGATTTAGCAGGGATAAACCCTGAACAGTTGTCTAGAATTCTGTCGGAGCTTAAAAAGGAAAAACTGATATCGGTTAAAACCAACGAGATTAATCTAGAAAAATTAGAAGGACTAAAAGCTATTATTAGTCCTTTTTCAAGAACATATTAA
- a CDS encoding MFS transporter, producing MEDKFKLFDFSQERVRVLHYTWIAFFLTFFVWFNMAPIKSLLIESFDFLTDQNIKSLLICNVALTIPARIIIGSLVDKYGPRVTFSGIMILTAIPGLMFAFADTFTQLIVSRLLLSSIGAGFVIGIKMTANWFPPKMIGRAEGFYAGWGNFGSAAASGLIPVIAISLIGGQFGWRYSLALSSIICGLYGVVYYFLVKDYPVGKEPQKQTKKASVMPVSSYGDLIQYIIWTAPMNFALGLLAKNLQKQMVHGENMFSMDVLYMIWAGLTILYLYKVISILKVNLPRLKEGVPDEEKYPFSSVSALNTTYFANFGAELAVVSMLPAFFFEVFEPLKDSSGERIVTLGLAGLVAGSFAFINLIARPLGGYLSDKMGSRKKTMLIYMLGIALGFAAMGLIGKYSGTFHENGVEVIVPTFSGTWWLVVSVIITMACSMFVQGAEGATFAVIPSIKKELTGRIAGMAGAYGNVGAVTYLYLFTLVDEKTFFFVLAGGAFFSFLYCMAFLKEPEHGFDEEGGH from the coding sequence ATGGAAGATAAATTTAAATTGTTCGATTTCTCACAAGAGAGGGTAAGAGTGCTTCATTATACATGGATAGCATTCTTTTTGACATTTTTTGTATGGTTTAATATGGCTCCTATAAAAAGTCTTTTGATAGAATCATTTGACTTTTTAACTGATCAAAACATTAAATCGTTATTAATATGTAACGTGGCTCTTACTATCCCAGCGCGTATTATTATAGGTTCGCTAGTTGATAAATATGGTCCAAGAGTAACTTTTTCTGGTATTATGATACTTACTGCAATACCAGGGTTGATGTTCGCTTTCGCTGATACCTTTACACAATTAATCGTTAGTCGTTTATTATTAAGTTCTATCGGTGCTGGTTTCGTAATTGGTATTAAAATGACTGCAAACTGGTTTCCTCCTAAAATGATAGGACGAGCTGAGGGTTTTTATGCAGGTTGGGGTAATTTTGGGTCGGCTGCTGCTTCAGGCTTAATTCCTGTTATTGCTATTTCTCTAATTGGTGGGCAGTTTGGTTGGAGATATTCTCTTGCTCTTAGTAGTATAATTTGTGGTTTGTATGGTGTGGTGTATTATTTTTTAGTAAAAGATTATCCAGTAGGTAAAGAGCCTCAAAAACAAACCAAAAAAGCAAGTGTGATGCCAGTATCATCTTATGGTGACTTAATTCAATACATTATTTGGACTGCTCCAATGAATTTTGCATTAGGGTTATTGGCTAAAAACTTACAAAAACAAATGGTTCATGGAGAAAATATGTTTTCTATGGATGTTTTATATATGATTTGGGCTGGATTAACCATTTTATATCTTTATAAAGTAATTTCAATTTTGAAAGTGAATTTACCTCGTTTGAAAGAAGGTGTTCCAGACGAAGAAAAATATCCATTTAGCAGTGTTTCTGCATTAAACACCACGTATTTTGCAAATTTTGGAGCAGAGTTAGCCGTTGTTTCTATGCTTCCTGCATTCTTTTTTGAAGTGTTTGAACCATTAAAAGATTCAAGCGGAGAAAGAATTGTTACACTTGGATTGGCAGGGTTAGTAGCTGGTTCGTTTGCTTTTATCAATTTAATTGCTCGTCCTTTAGGTGGTTATTTATCAGATAAGATGGGTAGCCGTAAAAAAACCATGTTGATATACATGCTTGGTATTGCATTAGGTTTTGCTGCAATGGGTTTAATAGGTAAATATTCAGGTACTTTTCACGAAAATGGAGTTGAAGTTATTGTTCCAACTTTTAGTGGAACATGGTGGTTGGTTGTATCAGTAATTATAACCATGGCTTGCTCAATGTTTGTTCAAGGAGCTGAAGGAGCAACATTTGCTGTAATTCCATCTATTAAAAAAGAATTAACAGGTAGAATTGCGGGAATGGCAGGGGCTTATGGTAATGTTGGAGCAGTTACTTATCTGTACCTATTTACATTGGTTGATGAAAAAACATTCTTTTTCGTACTTGCAGGAGGAGCTTTCTTCAGTTTCCTTTATTGTATGGCATTTTTAAAAGAACCAGAACATGGTTTTGATGAAGAAGGAGGACATTAA
- a CDS encoding NarK/NasA family nitrate transporter gives MAQINIEKWDIEDESFWKSTGKKIANKNLWLSIPALFLSFATWAMWGVIIKYMKDFGYNFGLTAGLEPGSDAFNNALAEVNNLYYTLPAIAGLAGATLRLPNSFLISLGGGRNVIFITTALMLIPTIGTGIALNDINTPYLFFAVMAFFSGFGGGNFASSMSNISGFFPKKMQGYALGMNAGIGNLGVGAMQKMIPFIVGFAFFGAVGSDAVINGAPFAGVQNAGWIWVPLLVLSTIGAFFGMNNISSNCPNLPNTAQGVGKTLYLVGLGLLAAGIGAILLLGIPWKNFGMKDSSIWIVVPVVALITVQLMKYATPSEIKSNLKKQFTILSSKHNWIMTIIYIMTFGSFIGFSFAFPKLCQDIFEFTDKANPLYKNPNAPNYMLWAFIGPMLGALVRPLGGIISDKVNSGAKVTAIATVVQIIATFAVAYFVIQAKNSSTPEDYWWPFFACFMVLFITTGIGNGSTFRSIPYIFSKEQAGPVLGWTSAIAAYGAFIIPNIFGQQIKAGTPEYALYGFGAFYIVCLVLNWWYYQGPKREFDNP, from the coding sequence ATGGCACAAATTAATATTGAAAAATGGGACATAGAAGACGAGAGTTTTTGGAAGTCAACAGGAAAAAAAATAGCAAATAAAAACTTGTGGTTATCTATTCCTGCATTATTTCTGTCTTTTGCTACATGGGCAATGTGGGGAGTTATCATCAAGTACATGAAAGACTTTGGTTATAACTTCGGTTTAACTGCAGGACTCGAGCCTGGTTCAGATGCGTTTAATAATGCTTTGGCAGAGGTTAATAATTTGTATTACACCTTACCCGCAATAGCTGGTTTAGCAGGAGCTACTTTACGTTTACCTAATTCATTCTTAATTTCATTGGGTGGAGGTAGAAACGTAATCTTTATCACAACTGCATTAATGTTAATTCCTACTATTGGAACAGGTATAGCATTAAACGATATCAATACTCCATACTTGTTTTTTGCTGTCATGGCATTCTTTTCAGGTTTTGGTGGTGGTAACTTTGCGTCTTCTATGAGTAACATTAGTGGATTTTTTCCTAAAAAAATGCAAGGTTATGCTTTGGGGATGAATGCTGGTATTGGAAACTTAGGTGTTGGTGCAATGCAAAAAATGATACCTTTTATTGTTGGGTTTGCATTTTTTGGAGCTGTGGGTTCTGATGCAGTTATTAATGGAGCTCCATTTGCTGGTGTTCAAAATGCTGGTTGGATATGGGTACCACTATTGGTGTTGTCAACCATCGGAGCCTTTTTTGGGATGAATAATATTTCTTCAAATTGCCCTAACTTACCTAATACAGCACAAGGAGTTGGTAAAACGCTGTATTTGGTTGGGTTGGGTTTATTAGCCGCAGGTATTGGTGCAATATTATTATTAGGTATTCCTTGGAAAAATTTTGGAATGAAAGATTCTTCTATTTGGATTGTAGTACCAGTTGTTGCGTTAATAACTGTACAATTAATGAAATATGCAACCCCTTCAGAAATTAAATCAAATTTAAAAAAGCAATTTACTATTTTAAGCAGTAAACACAACTGGATTATGACTATTATCTATATCATGACATTTGGTTCTTTTATTGGTTTCTCATTTGCATTCCCTAAATTATGTCAAGATATATTTGAGTTTACTGATAAAGCCAACCCATTATATAAAAATCCAAACGCTCCAAACTATATGCTATGGGCTTTTATTGGACCAATGCTTGGTGCTCTTGTTAGACCATTAGGAGGCATTATTTCTGATAAAGTGAATAGTGGAGCGAAAGTTACTGCAATTGCAACTGTTGTTCAGATTATAGCAACTTTTGCGGTGGCTTACTTTGTAATACAAGCAAAAAACTCATCTACTCCTGAAGATTACTGGTGGCCATTCTTTGCTTGTTTTATGGTATTGTTTATAACTACTGGTATTGGTAATGGCTCTACTTTTAGAAGTATTCCTTATATTTTTAGTAAAGAACAAGCAGGTCCTGTTTTAGGTTGGACTTCAGCTATTGCTGCTTATGGTGCGTTTATTATCCCAAATATTTTTGGACAACAAATAAAAGCTGGAACCCCTGAATATGCTCTTTACGGATTTGGTGCGTTTTACATAGTTTGTTTGGTGTTAAACTGGTGGTATTATCAAGGTCCAAAAAGAGAATTTGATAATCCTTAA
- a CDS encoding c-type cytochrome, which yields MKLFPTIINYITILSCLAAVSCKKDDVKIQESSVPAPPILEAYNPTYIQPPMLPYILPMHNPEFNKMTVEGVALGRKLYYDKILSTNNRSCSSCHLPQYSFSLPFMGPIGTAILPHVNLGWYNKYGWEGGEDHLDYVALADLAEGNPFLNANADSIDSRFKRSTEYQQMFWSAFGVSITTQTDSVRKNYISFALAQFLRSMVSNDSKFDKYLRGEVALTPQELSGFNVFISENKGDCFHCHGTGNNPMWSDLQFHNNALNATFSGVDLGRYNVTGNPNDIGKFKTPTLRNIALSAPYMHDNRFATLEEVVDFYSEGLQQSPYVDPLMQKIGQGGAQLTAADKADLVAFLKTLTDSTFINNPDFLTP from the coding sequence ATGAAATTATTTCCAACCATTATCAATTACATAACCATACTTAGTTGTTTGGCGGCGGTTTCGTGTAAAAAAGATGATGTTAAAATACAAGAAAGCTCTGTTCCCGCACCTCCAATTTTAGAAGCCTACAATCCCACCTACATACAACCACCTATGTTACCTTACATATTACCCATGCACAACCCTGAATTTAATAAAATGACTGTTGAAGGTGTTGCACTGGGTAGAAAACTATATTATGATAAAATATTAAGTACCAACAATCGCTCTTGTTCGTCTTGTCATTTGCCTCAATACTCATTTTCACTTCCTTTTATGGGACCAATAGGTACTGCAATATTGCCGCATGTAAATTTAGGTTGGTACAACAAATATGGCTGGGAAGGTGGTGAAGACCATTTAGATTATGTTGCATTAGCCGATTTAGCCGAGGGCAATCCCTTTTTAAATGCAAATGCCGATAGTATTGATTCTCGATTTAAAAGAAGTACAGAATATCAACAAATGTTTTGGTCTGCTTTTGGAGTAAGTATTACCACTCAAACCGATAGTGTTAGAAAAAACTACATCAGTTTTGCATTGGCTCAGTTTTTACGTTCGATGGTTTCAAACGATTCAAAGTTTGATAAATACCTAAGAGGTGAAGTAGCATTGACACCCCAAGAATTAAGTGGATTTAATGTTTTTATAAGCGAAAATAAAGGAGATTGTTTTCATTGTCATGGAACAGGTAATAATCCAATGTGGTCCGATTTGCAGTTTCATAACAATGCCCTTAACGCAACATTTTCTGGGGTAGATTTAGGAAGGTATAATGTTACAGGAAACCCAAATGACATTGGTAAATTTAAGACGCCAACACTTCGTAATATAGCTTTATCCGCACCATATATGCACGATAATAGGTTTGCAACACTCGAGGAAGTTGTCGATTTTTATAGCGAAGGTTTACAGCAATCACCTTATGTTGATCCGCTAATGCAAAAAATAGGGCAGGGAGGAGCACAGTTAACTGCTGCAGATAAAGCTGATTTGGTTGCCTTTCTAAAAACATTAACCGATAGTACTTTTATCAATAATCCAGATTTTTTAACACCATAA
- a CDS encoding hemerythrin domain-containing protein — MKIVDRETGKRLKEVDPVIGNPEKDIEIQNDELSPMDPPDAYSSYASIEIENGELNESLIILKKEHEELIAVLDVFEKALADFKELGYVLNNDVNEGFKKFFDFFDNDLLPHNRKEEKILFPVLQKALLANNEHGVGKNPVTAVDIMEDDHVKFIQLGTLTFNLLGLAPRFRDAQSKMFTYDVAYNNAKELVELIRLHVFREDNTLFPLAQKYLSAKQFEDIILEMNAITTEGEHSEEHHHH; from the coding sequence ATGAAAATAGTTGATAGAGAAACAGGTAAAAGATTAAAAGAGGTTGATCCTGTAATAGGAAACCCTGAAAAAGATATTGAAATTCAAAACGATGAATTGTCGCCAATGGATCCGCCTGATGCTTATTCATCCTATGCATCTATTGAGATTGAAAATGGAGAATTAAACGAAAGTTTAATCATCTTAAAAAAAGAACACGAAGAACTTATAGCTGTTTTAGATGTGTTTGAAAAAGCATTAGCCGATTTTAAAGAATTAGGATATGTGTTGAATAACGATGTAAATGAAGGCTTTAAAAAATTCTTTGATTTTTTCGATAATGATTTATTGCCTCATAATAGAAAAGAAGAAAAAATATTGTTTCCTGTTTTACAAAAAGCGCTTTTGGCGAATAACGAACATGGTGTTGGAAAAAATCCAGTGACAGCAGTCGATATAATGGAAGACGACCATGTTAAATTTATTCAATTAGGAACACTAACGTTTAATCTATTAGGTTTAGCACCTCGTTTTAGGGATGCACAATCGAAAATGTTTACCTATGATGTGGCTTATAATAATGCTAAAGAATTGGTTGAATTAATTAGATTGCACGTGTTTAGAGAAGACAATACCTTGTTTCCGTTAGCGCAGAAATACCTTTCGGCTAAACAATTTGAAGATATTATTTTAGAAATGAACGCGATAACAACCGAAGGTGAACATTCGGAAGAACACCATCATCATTAA
- the moaA gene encoding GTP 3',8-cyclase MoaA yields the protein MFNPTNITDQFGRVHNYLRISLTERCNLRCFYCMPEDGIPLTEKSNLMTHEEVIFIAKQFVDMGVKKIRLTGGEPLLKKNIEKIIRELAALPISLGITTNGILLDKYLDLFKEVGVKDINVSLDTLNKEKFNTITRRDYFDTVTTNIDNYIREGFNLKINAVLIKGVNDDELVDFVAYTKDKDVSIRFIEFMPFDGNKWDLSKVVSLQDILDKVEAKFGKDNLIKLEDKKNDTTKNYRIEGYKGSFGVISTVSNPFCDSCNRIRLIANGRIKNCLFSSTETDLLSSLREGKDIKPLIHQGVYAKFKSRGGMSADKDFFNEDNFSKNRTMTAIGG from the coding sequence ATGTTTAACCCAACAAATATAACTGATCAATTCGGGCGAGTACACAATTACTTACGTATTTCGTTAACCGAACGGTGCAATTTACGTTGTTTTTATTGCATGCCCGAGGATGGTATTCCATTAACCGAAAAGTCAAATTTAATGACTCATGAAGAGGTTATATTTATTGCTAAGCAGTTTGTTGACATGGGTGTAAAAAAAATCCGATTAACAGGAGGAGAGCCTTTGCTAAAAAAGAACATCGAAAAAATAATTCGTGAATTAGCAGCTTTGCCAATAAGTTTGGGGATTACTACCAATGGTATTTTATTAGATAAATATTTAGATTTATTCAAAGAAGTTGGTGTAAAAGACATCAACGTAAGTTTAGACACGCTTAATAAAGAAAAATTTAACACAATAACTCGTAGAGATTATTTTGATACTGTTACCACAAATATTGATAACTATATTAGAGAGGGATTTAACCTTAAAATTAATGCTGTATTAATAAAGGGAGTAAACGATGATGAATTAGTTGATTTTGTTGCTTATACCAAAGATAAAGATGTGTCAATCAGATTTATTGAGTTTATGCCTTTTGATGGGAACAAGTGGGATTTAAGCAAAGTAGTTTCGTTGCAAGATATTTTGGATAAAGTAGAAGCCAAGTTTGGAAAAGATAATTTGATAAAATTAGAGGATAAGAAAAACGATACCACAAAAAATTATCGAATAGAAGGCTATAAAGGTTCATTTGGAGTTATTAGTACCGTTTCGAATCCGTTTTGCGATAGTTGTAATCGAATCAGACTGATTGCTAACGGTAGAATTAAAAATTGTTTATTTTCATCAACCGAAACAGATTTGCTTTCCTCGTTAAGAGAAGGTAAAGACATCAAGCCATTAATTCATCAAGGTGTTTATGCTAAATTTAAATCAAGAGGAGGAATGTCTGCCGATAAAGATTTCTTTAACGAAGATAATTTTTCAAAAAATAGGACCATGACTGCAATTGGTGGTTAA
- a CDS encoding Crp/Fnr family transcriptional regulator: MDSFLKQYCTPEWQQFVDFHKTTLTFDANSLIFSEGDEVKGLYIVKEGKAKVYSNEFDGKEKIIRLASDGEIIGHRGFGGNWTYPVSAKTYVKTTMTFIPINVFNTIAKANVEFTYQLMMFFAEELRLSEERNSSIPVKNRIAKAILLNYKAFGADAKDPLTLSYTISRKDYASKVNTTYETVIRVLSELNKDKVIELQGKTIKILNLQELNRLAK; the protein is encoded by the coding sequence ATGGACTCATTTTTAAAACAATATTGTACTCCAGAGTGGCAGCAATTTGTTGATTTTCATAAAACTACTTTAACTTTTGACGCAAACTCTTTGATTTTTAGTGAAGGAGATGAAGTAAAAGGGTTATATATCGTAAAAGAAGGTAAAGCAAAAGTATACTCGAACGAGTTTGATGGTAAAGAAAAAATTATTCGTTTAGCTTCTGATGGAGAAATAATAGGACACAGAGGTTTTGGGGGTAATTGGACTTATCCTGTGTCAGCAAAAACGTATGTAAAAACCACCATGACGTTTATTCCTATAAATGTGTTTAATACCATAGCAAAAGCCAATGTAGAATTTACCTATCAGTTAATGATGTTTTTTGCTGAGGAGCTTAGGCTTTCGGAAGAAAGAAATTCATCAATACCAGTTAAAAATAGAATAGCAAAAGCCATTTTATTAAATTACAAAGCTTTTGGTGCCGATGCAAAAGACCCACTTACATTGAGTTATACCATAAGCAGAAAAGATTATGCAAGTAAAGTAAATACGACTTACGAAACAGTTATAAGAGTGTTGAGTGAGTTAAATAAAGACAAGGTAATTGAATTACAAGGTAAGACAATCAAAATATTAAATCTTCAAGAATTGAATCGATTAGCAAAATAA
- a CDS encoding cytochrome c, translated as MKLKSIVITVSVAVCSLAVNAQDGEALFKQNCSACHSIGKGKLVGPDLKGVNTKRSEEWITNFVKNAQAFGEKDADAKAMIAEYGYPMPNQNVSDADIKAIITHIAANSPAEAVATEEAPAEVVETPADPALDPANASDEDVMAGLMLFSGEKRFENKGAPCITCHNVDYDNLIAGGLLAKDLTMVYERMGSAGINGILSAPPFPAMNASYKDNPLTEQEIFQLSAFFNKAGVNNVYQHQRVYNNNLLLYGGGGAFVVIAAIILLLYIERKRKCVKQDIFDRQIKSACSK; from the coding sequence ATGAAACTAAAATCAATTGTTATTACCGTTTCAGTGGCAGTTTGTAGTTTAGCCGTAAACGCACAAGATGGCGAGGCACTTTTCAAACAAAACTGTAGTGCTTGTCACTCCATAGGAAAAGGTAAATTGGTAGGTCCTGATTTAAAGGGTGTAAATACCAAAAGAAGCGAAGAATGGATTACCAACTTCGTTAAAAATGCTCAAGCATTTGGAGAAAAAGATGCTGATGCAAAGGCAATGATAGCTGAGTATGGTTACCCAATGCCAAATCAAAATGTTTCTGATGCCGACATCAAGGCAATTATTACGCACATTGCTGCAAATAGTCCTGCAGAAGCTGTAGCAACAGAAGAAGCTCCTGCAGAAGTAGTTGAGACTCCTGCTGATCCTGCTTTAGACCCAGCAAATGCATCTGATGAAGACGTAATGGCTGGTTTAATGTTGTTTTCAGGAGAGAAAAGATTTGAAAACAAAGGGGCGCCATGTATTACTTGCCACAATGTAGATTACGATAATTTAATTGCTGGTGGATTATTAGCAAAAGATTTAACAATGGTTTACGAAAGAATGGGCTCTGCAGGTATCAATGGTATTTTAAGTGCTCCACCATTCCCAGCAATGAATGCTTCGTACAAAGATAATCCATTAACAGAGCAAGAAATTTTTCAGCTTTCAGCTTTCTTTAATAAAGCAGGAGTTAACAATGTGTATCAACACCAAAGAGTATACAACAATAATCTACTACTTTATGGCGGAGGTGGAGCATTTGTTGTAATTGCAGCAATCATTTTATTGTTATACATCGAAAGAAAAAGAAAATGCGTTAAACAAGACATTTTTGATAGACAAATCAAATCGGCTTGTTCGAAATAA